The following are encoded together in the Archocentrus centrarchus isolate MPI-CPG fArcCen1 chromosome 23, fArcCen1, whole genome shotgun sequence genome:
- the chrm2a gene encoding muscarinic acetylcholine receptor M2a, which produces MDAFNFTYWNASEGNDTEVVEESESAYKTVEVVFIVLVAGSLSLVTVIGNILVMLSIKVNRNLQTVNNYFLFSLACADLIIGLCSMNLYTVYIVIGYWPLGPVVCDLWLALDYVVSNASVMNLLIISFDRYFCVTKPLTYPVKRTTKMAGMMIAAAWVLSFILWAPAILFWQFIVGGRTVPEKECYIQFFSNAAVTFGTAIAAFYLPVIIMIQLYWQISRASKSRVKKDNRKPSGVNPESLSPGQRRNNTPKSNNNNVPGEDAGHSQSQNAADGANQHDGKLQNGKGPSSTNAEGETEGDDVARENCTPGEEKESSNDSTSGSVVASNQKDEEPAPSTANSSLETSQPLTRQRAKAGGSKLTCIKIKTKSPKGDCYTPSNATVEIVPTSERQNHVARKIVKMTKQPPNKKKKAAPSREKKVTRTIMAILVAFVATWTPYNVMVLINTFCSSCIPNTVWTIGYWLCYINSTINPACYALCNVTFKKTFKHLLLCQYKNIRSAR; this is translated from the coding sequence ATGGATGCATTCAATTTCACATATTGGAATGCCTCTGAAGGCAATGACACAGAAGTTGTGGAAGAGAGTGAAAGCGCCTACAAGACTGTGGAGGTGGTGTTCATCGTGTTGGTGGCTGGTTCCCTCAGTTTGGTTACAGTTATTGGAAATATCCTAGTCATGCTTTCCATCAAAGTTAATAGGAACTTGCAAACTGTCAACAACTACTTTTTATTCAGCCTTGCATGTGCTGATCTAATTATTGGACTGTGCTCAATGAACTTGTACACGGTCTACATAGTGATTGGCTACTGGCCCCTGGGGCCAGTGGTGTGCGACTTGTGGTTAGCATTGGACTATGTTGTCAGCAATGCATCTGTCATGAATCTTCTCATTATAAGCTTTGATAGATACTTTTGTGTCACCAAGCCCCTCACCTACCCTGTCAAAAGGACCACCAAAATGGCAGGAATGATGATTGCAGCAGCCTGGGTCCTGTCTTTCATCCTCTGGGCGCCTGCTATTCTCTTCTGGCAGTTCATTGTTGGTGGGCGGACTGTGCCTGAGAAGGAGTGCTATATCCAGTTCTTTTCCAATGCTGCCGTTACTTTTGGCACAGCGATTGCTGCCTTTTACCTACCTGTCATCATCATGATTCAGCTATACTGGCAGATCTCCAGAGCAAGCAAGAGCCGCGTGAAGAAGGATAACAGGAAGCCATCAGGAGTAAATCCAGAATCCCTCTCACCGGGCCAGAGGAGAAACAACACTCCAAAATCTAACAACAACAATGTACCAGGGGAAGATGCGGGGCATTCGCAGAGCCAGAATGCTGCTGATGGGGCAAACCAGCATGATGGAAAACTTCAAAATGGCAAAGGACCTTCCTCGACCAATGCTGAGGGAGAAACTGAAGGTGATGATGTGGCAAGGGAAAATTGTACTCCTGGAGAGGAGAAGGAAAGCTCCAATGACTCAACATCTGGCAGTGTGGTTGCTTCCAATCAGAAAGATGAGGAACCAGCACCATCCACAGCCAACTCCAGTCTTGAGACAAGCCAGCCACTCACACGTCAGCGAGCCAAGGCAGGGGGCTCCAAGCTGACATGCATTAAGATCAAGACTAAATCACCCAAAGGGGACTGCTACACGCCATCTAATGCCACTGTTGAGATTGTCCCAACCTCAGAGCGGCAGAACCACGTGGCTCGGAAGATTGTGAAGATGACTAAGCAACCTccaaacaagaagaagaaagcagcgCCATCACGGGAGAAAAAAGTTACCCGCACCATAATGGCCATCCTGGTAGCTTTTGTTGCCACCTGGACTCCTTATAATGTGATGGTGCTTATTAACACCTTTTGCTCTAGTTGTATCCCCAACACAGTGTGGACTATTGGTTACTGGCTATGCTATATCAACAGTACCATTAATCCGGCCTGCTACGCCCTGTGCaatgtcacatttaaaaagacattcaAACATCTTCTTCTCTGCCAATATAAGAATATTAGGTCAGCCAGATAA